AAGGCGGAATTTCAAAAAAGATATCTTTTGCAACAATATACTTTTCTTTATTGCTGATACTTTTAATTTCTACTTTATTATTCATTGTTTACTCCTTTATCCTCTTCATATTTCACATAATGCAATGGAATATTTTTTTCTTTATATTTATCTTCAATAATATTCAAATAATACATTCTTTTTGCTTTGTCAAGCATATTCTCATTCTTTTCATAGAATTCTTTTTCTAAAATTATTTTTTCTTGGATAAAATCAAGTAGATTTTGCTTTAACTCCTCTTCAAAAGATACAAAATACACAATCTTTAAAAATTCCAAAGCATAATCTCTTTGAATACTTCTAGTGATATTTACATTATAAAATCTCGGACCAAAAGCAGCTCTTGCAAGTAAAAGCAAAAAATAGTCACTATTGCCATTTGGAAATTTAGAAAAATAAATCATCGAAGCAATTATATAAATAGATCTGCAATATAAAAAAGTATCAATATTTAAACTTTCATAGATTTGATTTTGTTTTATAGCTTTATTAAAATACTTATTATATTTATATAAATACTTAAAAAAATCATCTCCATTAGCAAAGCTATTTAAAATTCCTAAATTTTCCCTACTATAAAGAAATTTATCACTAAAAAATTCTTTACAAAATTCATCATATGCTTCAATCTTATTAGCATTAATGCTTTTGTGCTTTAACCATGCTCTAGCAGGTGCTAAAAGCTCATCAAATAAAATAGTGATTTTCTTTTCATCTTTTGCAAGATTTTCAAAAAACATTGCATAATTTTTTTGTCTTTTCTTTAAAGAATGTAAATGAAAAGCCTTTATAAGATCATAAGATTTTAAAGCTTTGCCTTTTGAATTTGCACTATCAAAAAACAAAAACGCATCATCTTCGCTTGGAGCTAAAACGCAAATAAATTCTATATTGTCTAAAAGATATGTTAAAAACTTATATTTTTCATTATAGCTTTCAAAATAAGTTTTTATATACTCGTAATTTTCTTTGATATGATATTTTGACTCATTATGAGAATATTTAATCTCGCCTAAAAAATTACCCATTTTGTATTCATTGCATCTTTCTTGATTGCTTCCGCATAAAACTTTTAAAATCAAAGCCAAGGTGGTAAGGCGTTGTTGACCATCTACTATGTTAAATTTATTTTCATTATTTTTATGCAATATCAAACTTCCTAAAAGATATTTTTGATCGTTTTTGTTCACTTGTTCGCTTATATCTTTTAAAAGAATTTTAACTTGCTCTATCCCCCAAGTATAAGGGCGTTGATAATCAGGTATGTTTAATGAAAACCTATCTTTTGAAAATATCTCTGATTTTTGATCATTTTGATCAACTATTTTACCGCACACCAACTCTTTCAAGCTTACCACGCATGATTTTACTCTACTACTTTTTTCGCTCATTTATAACCTTTTTAAAATTTAAGCTTATTATATCAAGCTATCATTTCCAAAGCTTCTAAAGCTTTTATTTTAAGTCCTATACCATTTTTAAAAAACTTTGGAAAATT
The window above is part of the Campylobacter coli genome. Proteins encoded here:
- a CDS encoding DUF262 domain-containing protein gives rise to the protein MSEKSSRVKSCVVSLKELVCGKIVDQNDQKSEIFSKDRFSLNIPDYQRPYTWGIEQVKILLKDISEQVNKNDQKYLLGSLILHKNNENKFNIVDGQQRLTTLALILKVLCGSNQERCNEYKMGNFLGEIKYSHNESKYHIKENYEYIKTYFESYNEKYKFLTYLLDNIEFICVLAPSEDDAFLFFDSANSKGKALKSYDLIKAFHLHSLKKRQKNYAMFFENLAKDEKKITILFDELLAPARAWLKHKSINANKIEAYDEFCKEFFSDKFLYSRENLGILNSFANGDDFFKYLYKYNKYFNKAIKQNQIYESLNIDTFLYCRSIYIIASMIYFSKFPNGNSDYFLLLLARAAFGPRFYNVNITRSIQRDYALEFLKIVYFVSFEEELKQNLLDFIQEKIILEKEFYEKNENMLDKAKRMYYLNIIEDKYKEKNIPLHYVKYEEDKGVNNE